A section of the Pseudomonadota bacterium genome encodes:
- a CDS encoding FMN-binding glutamate synthase family protein, whose translation MRFEKSNDVLGTTNRGNPAESSLCTLCRADCMGRCETWLSSLVGRKLLYPRSYGIVTAGANNTTHVGVSYNSLRIQGYAYGANGLSEGLTNNPDDCIFPNVSLETEFGSEVKTKIKMPLMTGALGSTFVAAKYWDSFAIGGSLVGIPVVIGENVVGVDQESKIKPGETKKGKIEISPELDRRIDTYLRYYNGYGAIIVQLNVEDTRNGVAEYVVDKYGEKCIIELKWGQGAKDIGGEIQVTSLDYALFLKNRGYVVDPDPSKPEVQAAFKEGSIKSFARHSRLGGTNLDSVGQVREDFMNSVKYLRSIGFKRITLKTGSYGMEELAMSIKFATDAKLDLLTIDGSGGGTGMSPWNMMQSWGVPSINLHSKAYEYASILAAKGQKVVDLSFAGGFALEDHIFKALALGAPFTKLVCMGRAIMIPGFVGSNIEGALDPDKKASVNGHWSELPKTVREVGSSAKEIFASYFDVEKLVGKDEMKNIPYGAIAFYTLADKLSCGLQQLMAGARKFSTKNISRSDLMSGNRETAKETGIPHVADVNDEGAKKILNT comes from the coding sequence ATGAGATTTGAAAAAAGCAATGATGTTCTTGGAACCACAAACCGGGGCAATCCTGCCGAATCCAGCCTTTGCACACTATGCAGAGCAGATTGTATGGGAAGATGTGAAACCTGGTTATCAAGCTTGGTAGGACGTAAACTGCTCTATCCAAGAAGTTATGGTATTGTAACTGCCGGCGCAAACAATACCACTCATGTGGGAGTTTCTTATAATTCTCTTAGAATTCAGGGCTATGCATATGGTGCTAATGGTCTTAGCGAAGGTCTTACCAATAATCCGGATGACTGTATTTTTCCAAACGTAAGCCTTGAAACAGAATTTGGAAGTGAAGTAAAAACCAAAATAAAAATGCCCCTTATGACCGGTGCATTAGGCTCAACTTTTGTTGCTGCAAAATATTGGGATTCATTTGCTATAGGCGGCTCGCTGGTCGGCATACCTGTTGTAATCGGTGAAAATGTTGTTGGTGTTGATCAGGAATCAAAAATTAAACCAGGCGAAACCAAAAAAGGCAAGATTGAAATTTCTCCTGAGCTTGATAGGCGTATTGATACTTATTTAAGATATTACAATGGCTATGGTGCAATAATTGTACAGCTTAATGTTGAAGACACCAGAAATGGAGTTGCTGAATATGTTGTAGATAAATACGGCGAAAAATGCATTATTGAATTAAAATGGGGGCAGGGTGCTAAAGATATCGGCGGTGAAATTCAGGTAACAAGTCTTGATTATGCCCTTTTCCTGAAAAACCGTGGATATGTCGTTGATCCTGATCCAAGCAAACCTGAAGTTCAGGCAGCTTTTAAAGAAGGCTCCATCAAATCTTTTGCCCGTCACAGCCGTTTGGGCGGAACTAATCTGGATTCTGTAGGACAGGTACGTGAAGATTTTATGAACAGCGTTAAATATCTTAGAAGCATAGGTTTTAAAAGAATTACCTTAAAAACCGGATCTTATGGTATGGAAGAGCTTGCAATGTCTATCAAATTTGCAACAGATGCCAAACTTGATCTTCTTACCATAGACGGTTCCGGTGGGGGAACCGGCATGAGTCCTTGGAATATGATGCAAAGCTGGGGAGTACCTTCTATAAACCTTCATTCAAAAGCATATGAATATGCCAGTATCCTGGCTGCTAAAGGACAAAAAGTTGTGGATCTGTCTTTTGCCGGTGGTTTTGCTCTTGAAGACCATATATTTAAAGCTCTCGCTCTTGGCGCACCCTTTACAAAGCTTGTTTGCATGGGAAGGGCTATCATGATTCCTGGATTTGTAGGCTCTAATATAGAAGGCGCTTTGGATCCGGATAAAAAGGCCTCAGTTAATGGCCACTGGTCCGAATTGCCAAAAACCGTTAGAGAAGTCGGAAGCAGCGCAAAAGAAATATTTGCTTCTTATTTTGATGTGGAAAAATTAGTCGGTAAGGATGAAATGAAAAACATTCCTTACGGTGCGATTGCTTTCTACACATTAGCAGATAAACTATCTTGTGGTTTACAGCAGCTTATGGCCGGCGCAAGAAAATTTTCAACAAAAAATATTTCCCGCTCGGATCTTATGTCCGGAAACAGAGAAACTGCCAAAGAAACCGGTATACCGCATGTTGCTGATGTAAATGATGAAGGTGCAAAGAAAATACTTAATACCTAA
- a CDS encoding thymidylate synthase: protein MLNVVSITARDIPDAWFQCVYNIIENGHKYVIERGSFQGQERLEFDYITVHIKHPGMRPLLPDIPHALNIPNPVAEGYLEEYLPYLMTATKCENEDYTYGQYLESQIKEVIRMYKKDGHGTNQAYMTVGDPESIYLGDPPCLRGIDTRIRYGKLHFMVYFRSWDLWNGFPANLGAIQLLKEYMSLEIGVQDGEIIAASKGLHIYDYIWELAKLRTMKNNC, encoded by the coding sequence ATGTTAAATGTAGTTTCAATTACAGCAAGGGATATCCCTGATGCCTGGTTTCAATGTGTTTATAATATTATAGAGAATGGTCATAAATACGTGATTGAAAGAGGAAGTTTTCAGGGGCAGGAGAGGCTGGAATTTGATTATATTACGGTTCATATTAAACACCCCGGAATGCGCCCGCTATTGCCTGATATTCCACACGCCTTAAATATACCAAACCCGGTAGCTGAAGGGTATCTTGAAGAATACCTCCCATATCTCATGACAGCTACAAAATGTGAAAATGAAGATTATACATATGGGCAATACCTTGAAAGTCAGATCAAAGAAGTTATAAGAATGTATAAAAAAGACGGCCATGGAACGAACCAGGCATATATGACAGTTGGTGATCCTGAAAGCATATATCTTGGAGATCCGCCATGTTTGAGGGGAATCGATACAAGAATAAGATATGGAAAACTGCATTTTATGGTATATTTCAGATCCTGGGATTTATGGAACGGTTTTCCTGCCAATCTTGGAGCTATTCAGCTTTTAAAAGAATATATGTCTTTAGAAATAGGCGTACAAGACGGTGAAATAATTGCTGCAAGCAAGGGCCTGCACATTTATGATTATATATGGGAACTAGCAAAACTCAGAACTATGAAAAATAATTGCTGA
- the nifS gene encoding cysteine desulfurase NifS: MIPLYVDNNATTRVAPEVLEEMLPYYTESYGNPSSMHSFGGNVAREIKKAREKVAGLMGASPTEIIFTSCGTESDNTAIRAALLSNPDKKHIITSRVEHPAIKNLFENLAKTGFRVTFVPVDSKGLLDLEYLYQHLDDDTALVSIMWANNETGVVFPVEEIAQTVKERGIVFHTDAVQAMGKVPVDMKKVPVDMLSLSGHKIHAPKGVGALYIRKGTKFSPFLIGGHQENGRRAGTENVASIIGLGKACEMALYNLDEIGTRVKKLRDKLEDSLIKAVPNSILNGDKNKRLPNTTSIGFEFVEGEAILLMMNEFGICASSGSACTSGSLEPSHVLRAMGVPFTSAHGSIRFSLSIYTTEEEINFIIEKVPPIIKKLRELSPFWDQNKC; the protein is encoded by the coding sequence ATGATACCTTTATATGTTGATAACAATGCAACAACGCGTGTTGCGCCTGAAGTTCTTGAAGAGATGCTTCCATATTACACAGAAAGTTATGGCAACCCTTCCAGTATGCACTCTTTCGGGGGAAATGTAGCAAGAGAAATTAAAAAAGCCCGTGAAAAGGTTGCAGGTTTGATGGGAGCTTCTCCTACAGAAATAATATTTACAAGCTGCGGTACCGAAAGTGACAACACAGCCATTCGGGCTGCTCTTCTTTCAAATCCCGACAAGAAACATATTATTACAAGCAGGGTTGAACATCCCGCCATCAAAAATCTTTTTGAAAACCTGGCCAAAACCGGTTTTCGGGTTACATTTGTACCTGTAGACAGCAAAGGTCTTCTTGATCTTGAATATTTATACCAACATCTTGACGATGATACTGCGCTGGTCAGCATTATGTGGGCAAATAATGAAACTGGTGTGGTTTTCCCTGTAGAAGAGATCGCACAAACCGTTAAGGAAAGGGGTATTGTTTTTCATACGGATGCCGTGCAGGCTATGGGAAAAGTTCCTGTGGATATGAAGAAAGTACCTGTGGATATGCTTTCCTTGTCCGGACACAAAATTCATGCGCCTAAAGGAGTTGGTGCCCTTTATATAAGAAAAGGCACAAAATTTTCTCCTTTTCTAATCGGTGGGCATCAGGAAAATGGCCGCAGGGCCGGAACCGAAAACGTGGCATCAATTATCGGCCTTGGAAAAGCTTGTGAAATGGCACTTTATAATCTTGATGAAATCGGAACCCGAGTAAAAAAGCTAAGAGACAAACTTGAAGATTCTTTAATTAAAGCTGTTCCCAATAGTATTTTAAATGGAGACAAAAACAAGCGTTTGCCAAACACAACAAGCATAGGGTTTGAATTTGTGGAAGGAGAAGCTATCCTTTTAATGATGAACGAGTTTGGTATCTGTGCATCATCAGGTTCCGCATGCACCTCCGGATCTCTTGAACCGTCACATGTTTTACGAGCAATGGGGGTTCCCTTTACTTCTGCTCATGGGTCAATACGATTCAGTCTAAGTATATATACTACCGAAGAGGAAATAAATTTCATTATCGAAAAAGTTCCACCTATTATTAAAAAGCTAAGAGAATTATCTCCTTTCTGGGATCAGAATAAATGTTGA
- the gyrB gene encoding DNA topoisomerase (ATP-hydrolyzing) subunit B gives MKEENNTYSSDSIKVLEGLEAVRKRPSMYIGNVDIQGLHHLVYEIVDNSIDEAMAGFCSLINVKIHTDNSVSVEDDGRGIPVGIHRTENVPAAEVVMLKLHAGGKFDNDSYKVSGGLHGVGVSVVNALSARLDLEIYTEGKIYHQAFEKGKKVTELTIIGETQKRGTKIHFKPDTEILNTDKFEFEIISKRLRELAFLNKGLRIKIDDERSEKKEDFYYEGGIVTFVDYINKHNAVLHKPIYFEGNKNDVMVEVCIQYNDTFSEKLFSFANNINTVEGGFHVIGFKAAMTRVINQYCTNGNLSKDLKEKLSGEDVREGLTAIISIRLKSPQFEGQTKTKLGNSEIKGIVESLVNEKLAMFFEENPAVAKKILSRAIDAARARFAARKARDLVRSKGSMVDATLPGKLADCQSSEPSEREIFLVEGDSAGGSAKQGRDRKFQAILPLKGKILNVEKARIDQILKSEEIKNIIIALGAGVGSEEKAIDNIRYHKIIIMTDADVDGSHIRTLLLTFFYRQLPEVIKKGYLYIAQPPLLKVGKGKNEQYFKDEQALNDYTIKLFCENNNMLIDKDKQIISDHNLYLFVTNLAEYSYVLARLERNGIKPDFIEILLKNNLEDKRFLQDFDKMTMIKNLLNENKYKTEEIAWNPERNIYELTVEYPEDLNDNKMSEGLKKDEIKRFKIGTGLIYSTDYQKCVNLGQNIFKYDKPPFYITAKEKKEINNPETKINDKKELIINILEEAKKGQVIQRYKGLGEMNPEQLWTTTMNPELRTLLQVKEGDSVDANEIFTILMGDDVEPRREFIQNNALDVRMLDI, from the coding sequence ATGAAAGAAGAAAATAATACATATAGTTCAGACAGTATAAAAGTTTTAGAAGGTCTTGAGGCTGTTAGAAAAAGACCTTCTATGTATATCGGGAATGTTGATATTCAGGGCCTTCATCATCTTGTTTATGAGATAGTTGATAACAGTATTGATGAAGCCATGGCAGGTTTTTGTAGCCTTATTAATGTTAAAATACATACCGATAACAGTGTTAGTGTTGAAGATGATGGAAGAGGAATTCCTGTCGGAATTCACAGGACAGAAAACGTGCCGGCAGCCGAAGTTGTTATGTTAAAACTACATGCCGGAGGAAAATTTGACAATGATTCGTATAAAGTGTCCGGCGGTCTTCATGGTGTTGGAGTTTCTGTTGTAAATGCTCTTTCGGCCAGACTTGATCTTGAAATTTATACGGAAGGAAAAATATATCATCAGGCTTTTGAAAAAGGTAAAAAAGTAACAGAGCTTACGATAATAGGAGAAACTCAAAAAAGAGGCACAAAGATACATTTTAAGCCGGATACTGAAATTTTAAATACCGATAAATTCGAATTTGAGATTATATCTAAAAGGTTAAGAGAGCTTGCATTTTTAAATAAAGGTTTGAGAATAAAAATAGACGATGAACGCTCTGAAAAAAAAGAAGATTTTTACTATGAAGGAGGAATTGTTACTTTTGTTGATTATATAAACAAACACAATGCGGTACTGCATAAGCCTATATATTTTGAGGGAAACAAAAATGATGTAATGGTAGAGGTGTGTATACAGTATAATGACACTTTTTCAGAAAAATTATTTTCTTTTGCAAATAATATAAATACTGTAGAAGGCGGTTTTCACGTTATAGGTTTTAAAGCGGCCATGACAAGAGTTATAAATCAATATTGCACAAATGGAAATCTCTCAAAAGATCTAAAGGAAAAATTAAGTGGTGAGGATGTAAGGGAAGGATTGACAGCCATTATAAGTATTCGTCTTAAAAGTCCTCAGTTTGAGGGGCAAACAAAGACAAAGCTTGGAAATAGTGAAATAAAAGGCATAGTAGAGTCGCTTGTAAATGAAAAATTGGCGATGTTTTTTGAGGAAAACCCGGCCGTAGCAAAAAAGATACTATCAAGAGCAATTGATGCGGCAAGGGCTAGATTTGCAGCAAGAAAAGCAAGAGATTTAGTAAGAAGCAAGGGTTCAATGGTTGATGCAACGCTGCCTGGAAAACTTGCCGATTGTCAGTCGTCCGAGCCCTCAGAAAGAGAAATTTTTCTGGTAGAGGGAGATTCTGCCGGGGGCAGTGCAAAGCAAGGCAGAGATAGAAAATTTCAGGCGATTCTTCCTTTAAAGGGAAAAATATTAAATGTTGAAAAAGCACGAATTGATCAGATTTTAAAAAGCGAAGAAATAAAAAACATTATAATAGCCCTTGGAGCAGGAGTGGGTAGTGAAGAAAAAGCTATTGATAATATTAGATATCATAAAATCATTATAATGACTGATGCGGATGTTGACGGATCACACATAAGAACACTGCTTCTAACTTTTTTTTACAGACAATTGCCGGAAGTTATTAAAAAAGGGTATTTATATATAGCACAACCGCCTCTTTTGAAAGTAGGTAAAGGTAAGAATGAACAATATTTTAAAGATGAACAAGCATTAAACGATTATACTATAAAACTGTTTTGTGAAAACAATAATATGTTAATAGATAAGGATAAACAAATTATATCTGACCATAATCTTTATCTATTTGTAACAAACCTGGCTGAATATTCTTATGTATTAGCAAGACTTGAAAGAAATGGAATAAAACCCGATTTTATTGAGATTCTGTTGAAAAACAATCTGGAAGATAAAAGATTTCTACAAGATTTTGATAAAATGACTATGATAAAAAACCTTTTAAATGAAAATAAATATAAGACAGAAGAAATTGCATGGAATCCCGAAAGAAATATATATGAATTAACTGTTGAATATCCTGAAGATCTAAATGATAACAAGATGTCAGAAGGATTGAAAAAGGATGAAATAAAAAGGTTTAAAATAGGTACTGGGCTTATTTATTCCACAGATTATCAAAAATGTGTAAATTTGGGCCAGAATATATTCAAATATGACAAGCCGCCTTTTTATATAACAGCAAAAGAAAAAAAGGAAATAAACAACCCGGAAACAAAGATAAATGATAAAAAGGAACTTATTATAAACATACTGGAAGAAGCCAAAAAAGGACAGGTTATTCAAAGATATAAAGGCCTTGGTGAAATGAATCCGGAACAGTTATGGACCACTACCATGAATCCGGAATTAAGAACCCTTCTTCAAGTTAAAGAAGGGGATTCAGTTGATGCAAATGAGATTTTTACCATCCTTATGGGAGATGATGTTGAGCCAAGAAGAGAGTTTATTCAAAACAATGCTCTTGATGTAAGAATGCTTGATATATGA
- the nifU gene encoding Fe-S cluster assembly protein NifU, with protein sequence MWEYTDKVKDHFLNPRNVGVIENPDGVGEVGSLACGDALKLFFKLDENCKIKDAKFQTFGCASAIASSSALTEMIIGKTLEEVSKITNDDIASYLGELPKEKMHCSVMGRDALEKAIAFYRGEKEKKVDGEIVCECFGVTDFEIKRAVTENNLSTIEDVTDYIKAGGGCGKCHEKIQEIIDTAYDKIKPVKKKAVKLTNIQKIKLIEETMEREIKPVLKKDGGNIELIDVDGNRVLVELRGTCASCNKSQITLKHYVESKLRELVSPDLIVEEINQ encoded by the coding sequence ATGTGGGAATATACGGATAAAGTTAAAGATCATTTTTTAAACCCCAGAAATGTGGGGGTTATTGAAAATCCCGATGGAGTGGGAGAAGTTGGGTCCCTTGCCTGTGGTGACGCATTAAAGCTTTTCTTCAAGCTCGATGAAAACTGCAAGATAAAGGATGCAAAATTTCAGACTTTTGGATGCGCAAGCGCGATAGCATCTTCATCAGCACTTACAGAAATGATTATAGGAAAAACCCTTGAGGAGGTATCAAAGATTACAAATGATGATATTGCATCTTATCTCGGAGAACTTCCCAAGGAAAAAATGCATTGCTCCGTGATGGGCCGGGATGCTCTTGAAAAAGCTATAGCATTCTACCGGGGTGAAAAAGAAAAAAAGGTGGATGGTGAAATTGTATGCGAATGCTTTGGAGTTACTGATTTTGAAATAAAGCGTGCTGTTACCGAAAATAACCTCTCAACAATTGAAGATGTAACTGATTATATAAAAGCCGGTGGGGGCTGTGGCAAATGCCATGAAAAAATCCAAGAGATTATAGACACTGCTTATGATAAAATTAAACCTGTTAAGAAAAAAGCGGTGAAATTGACAAATATACAGAAAATAAAATTAATCGAAGAAACTATGGAAAGAGAGATTAAACCCGTCCTTAAAAAAGATGGTGGAAATATAGAGCTGATAGATGTTGATGGAAACAGGGTTCTTGTGGAATTGCGCGGTACTTGTGCTTCATGCAACAAATCTCAGATTACTCTCAAACACTATGTTGAATCAAAATTAAGAGAACTTGTATCCCCGGATCTTATCGTTGAGGAGATAAATCAATGA
- a CDS encoding helix-turn-helix domain-containing protein, protein MITEKPLVESGVKQLDQLLGGLRIGDNVVWYDNAGSLAPVFYLNFIKSSQTNKKSIIYINFDHSIKTLIERLGALADYDKLTILDCFTYGKGEGAEIFLKFYKEDESKRACKIITIDEPRNADHVTGAFYGLHKTMKGDVRFIFDSLTGMQELWGGEDQIQKFYSHSCPRLYELNTVAYWVIEKEAHSQRLKANINKIAQVAIDLSVKRGKTFLSVIKAEKRDIKIFNELFCYWNKGLDINFDFEKNTQAHLDLGSHLKEIRSKKGFSQTELAKLIGVTSSTISQIESNQIYPSLPALIKMAEILSVKVSSFFGEKENTSEQVVFTPSRAADIQISNLSKGTITGKAITPMDFDSKAKPYLINIPPKTSIPAHFFNYKGDEIGYLLSGSLQFKIKNKVHTAKTGDLIYLTTEVPTQWKNSDTETASLFWINIS, encoded by the coding sequence ATGATAACTGAAAAACCACTGGTAGAATCCGGTGTGAAACAACTTGATCAGCTTCTTGGCGGACTGCGAATCGGAGACAACGTTGTTTGGTACGACAACGCAGGAAGTTTAGCTCCTGTATTTTATCTCAACTTCATAAAATCATCTCAAACCAATAAAAAATCAATTATTTATATTAACTTTGATCACTCAATTAAAACTCTTATTGAGCGGTTGGGGGCTCTTGCAGATTATGATAAGTTAACCATACTTGATTGTTTTACATATGGAAAAGGAGAAGGGGCAGAAATATTTCTTAAATTTTATAAAGAAGATGAATCCAAAAGAGCCTGTAAAATTATAACAATTGATGAACCGCGGAATGCAGATCATGTGACCGGGGCTTTTTATGGTCTTCATAAAACAATGAAAGGGGATGTCCGTTTTATCTTTGACAGTCTTACGGGAATGCAGGAACTGTGGGGAGGAGAAGATCAAATCCAGAAATTTTATTCGCATTCCTGCCCTCGGCTTTATGAATTAAATACTGTAGCATATTGGGTTATAGAAAAGGAAGCCCATTCCCAGCGCTTAAAAGCTAATATAAACAAAATAGCCCAGGTTGCTATTGACCTTTCTGTAAAGCGGGGAAAAACGTTTCTTTCGGTTATTAAAGCCGAAAAAAGAGATATAAAAATATTTAATGAACTTTTTTGTTATTGGAATAAAGGCCTTGATATTAACTTTGATTTTGAAAAGAACACACAGGCTCATCTTGATCTTGGATCTCATCTAAAAGAAATCCGTTCCAAAAAGGGATTTTCTCAGACAGAACTTGCAAAACTTATTGGTGTGACCTCAAGCACTATATCCCAGATTGAAAGTAACCAGATATATCCATCACTTCCGGCTCTTATTAAAATGGCTGAAATACTTTCTGTTAAGGTCAGTTCCTTTTTCGGAGAAAAAGAAAATACCTCTGAACAGGTGGTTTTTACACCATCAAGAGCAGCCGATATTCAAATTTCGAATTTATCCAAAGGTACAATTACCGGCAAGGCAATAACGCCTATGGATTTTGATTCCAAAGCAAAACCATATCTTATCAACATACCTCCTAAAACGAGCATACCAGCACATTTTTTTAACTATAAAGGTGATGAAATAGGCTATTTATTGTCCGGCAGTCTTCAGTTTAAAATAAAAAACAAAGTCCATACCGCCAAAACAGGTGATCTTATATACCTTACAACCGAAGTTCCCACACAATGGAAAAATTCCGATACCGAAACAGCTTCTCTTTTCTGGATAAATATCAGCTAA